Part of the Tenacibaculum sp. SZ-18 genome, ATGTAAGTGTACAGCAAAATCACAATGCATTCCTTCATCTCTTGAAATCAATTCATTTGAAAAGGTTAACCCCGGTAACAACCCTCTTTTCTTTAACCAAAAAATTGAGCAAAATGACCCTGAAAAGAAAATTCCTTCAACAGCTGCAAAAGCAATTAATCTTTCGGCGAAAGAATCGGATTCGATCCATTTTAAAGCCCAATCAGCCTTTTTCTTAATCGCTGGAAAAACTTCAATTGCTTTGAACAGTTTGTTTTTCTCATCGTCATTCTTTATATATGTATCAATCAATAAAGAATACGTTTCTGAGTGAATATTCTCCATCATGATTTGGAATCCATAGAAAAATTTCGCCTCACTGTATTGTACTTCGTTTACAAAGTTTTCAGCTAAATTCTCATTTACAATTCCATCAGATGCAGCAAAAAATGCTAAGATGTGTTTTATAAAGTAACGTTCATCATCAGAAAGCTTATTATTCCAGTCGTCTAAATCTTGATGCAAGTCTATTTCTTCAGCAGTCCAAAAACAAGCTTGTTGCTTTTTATACCATTCCCATAGGTCATCATGTTGAATTGGAAAAATAACAAATCTGTCCTTGTTTTCTTGTAAAATAGGTTCTATAGTAGCCATTCTGATAATTTAATTTCGTGTTTTTTTTTCTTTCGTGGGGGAATTACAAAGATTGGAAATTTTAAGACTAAAATAAAGCTATACTTTTCCACAAACTCCTTGAAGTTTTTAACAAAATGGTAAATACTCACAAATTTTAACATTTATAAACACATATCTTATTTTGCTGTTTTACAATCATTTAAAACAAATAGATTTCACTAGGTAGTTAATTTTACTAGGATTCTAATTCATTTAAATTTAGATAAAAAAACAATGGTTTGAAAGAGTTTCAAAAAGAAAAAACGACGTCTGAGAAACGTCGTTTTTGATTCCATAATTCGAATAATCCCCAATATTACGATTTATGATTGTGTAAATGTTGAATACATAAAAGTACGTCACAAATATATATACATCTTTAAATGTGTCAATTATATTTTGTATAAATGGTTGGTTTTTTTGTGTGTTTGGTAAACTATCATTGAAATAAGCACATCTATTTCCTTAAATTATTGAAAATTAACCATCCTTTCTTACTATTTAGAAACCTTAAGTACATCCAAAATTATCTGCTCTATTTGTTTCTTTGGTAACGCACCATGAGCCATTTGAGGATCTTCTCCTACTGGGCAGAATAACATTGATGGAATACTACGAATACCAAAAACAGTTGAGAGCTCCTGTTCTGACTCTGTATCTACTTTGTATATTTTTACTTTACCTTCATATTCTTCACTCAACTGATCAAGAACTGGAGCTAATATTTTACACGGTCCACACCAATCAGCATAAAAATCAATTAATACTGGAACATCACCGTTATAATCCCATTCTTTCTTATTTTCAAAATCGAATATTTTATCTATAAATTCACTCTTTGTTAGTAACTCTGTCATTTTTTATCTATTTTATCTTTTAGACGTTGTATTTATGCAACATTACAAATCTAGTTTTTTATGTTAAAAACATCTTAAATTGTAACAATTCTATATTTTTTTCTTCTAATTTTGAAAGGTTAACCTGAATTAGACATGAAAAAATTAATCTTATCTACTCTTGCAGTTGCACTTATCTTCGCCTGTAAGACTGAATCTCCAAAAAAAAACACTAGCCCATTGAATTACCCTGAAACAGTAAAACAACCTGTTGTAGATAACTATTTTGATACCGAAGTAACAGATAACTACAGATGGTTAGAAGATGATCGAAGTAAAGAAACGGAAAACTGGGTAAAAGCCGAAAATAAGATTACATTTAATTATCTTGATAAAATACCATACAGAGCACAACTAAAAGAGCGATTATCTGAGCTTTGGAATTATGAAAAAATAGGTGTTCCTTTTGAAGAAGGAGATTACACGTATTTCTATAAAAATAATGGGCTACAAAACCATTATGTATTATACCGAAAAAACAAAGAAAGGAAAGAAGAAGTTTTCCTTGATCCAAATACATTTGCAGAAGATGGAACAACTTCTATGAGTAGTGTAAGTTTTTCAAAAGACGGAAAGACTGTAGCATATGCTATCTCTGAAGGTGGAAGCGACTGGAGAAAAATCATCATCATGGATGTTGAATCGAAAAAAATAAAAGAAGATACATTAGTTGATGTTAAGTTCTCAGGAATTTCTTGGAAAGGAAATGACGGTTTTTACTATTCTAGTTATGACAAACCTAAAGGAAGTGAACTTTCGGCAAAAACAGATCAACATAAATTATATTACCATAAATTAGGGACTCCTCAGAATACAGACCAAGTAGTATTTGGAGCAACTCCAGAAGAAAAACATAGATATGTAGGAGGCTACCTAACTGATGATAATAAATACTTAGTTGTAACTGCATCCACTTCAACTTCTGGAAATAAATTATTTATTAAGGACTTATCTAAACCTAATAGTGACTTCGTAACAGTTGTTGATAATTTTAATAGTGACACCTACGTTGCCGATAATAAAGGAACGAAGTTATATTTAGTAACCAATCTTAACGCACCAAATCAAAAAATAGTAACAGTCGATGCAGTAAATCCTACACCAGAAAACTGGAAAGATTTCATTCCTGAAACGGAAAATGTTTTAAGCCCTTCAAAAGGATCTGGATATTTTTTTGCTGAGTATATGGTTGATGCTGTATCAAAAGTTTTTCAATATGATTATGATGGGAATTTAATTAGAGAAATCGAATTACCTGGAGTAGGTTCTGTTGGTGGTTTTGGTGGAAAAAAAGATGCTAAAGAATTATATTTTTCTTTCACTAATTATAACACACCAAGTTCATCTTATCAGTTCAACCCAAAAGATGGTAGTTATGAATTATATTGGAAACCGAACATTTCGTTTAATTCTGACGAATACGAAAGTAAACAGGTTTTTTATAATTCTAAAGATGGAACAAAAGTTCCAATTATTATAACGTATAAAAAAGGTTTAGAATTAAACGGAAAAAACCCAACTATTCTTTATGGTTATGGTGGATTTAACATAAGTCTAACTCCAAGTTTTAGTATTGCCAATGCTGTTTGGATGGAACAAGGAGGAGTATACGCAGTTCCTAATTTACGTGGTGGTGGTGAATACGGAAAAAAATGGCACGATGCGGGAACAAAACTGCAAAAACAAAATGTATTTGATGACTTCATTGCAGCAGCTGAGTATTTAATCAATAATAACTACACCTCTTCTGACTTCTTAGCAATAAGAGGCGGTTCGAATGGTGGGTTATTAGTAGGAGCTACTATGACTCAACGACCAGATTTAATGAAAGTAGCTTTGCCCGCTGTGGGAGTTTTAGATATGTTACGCTATCATACTTTCACTGCTGGAGCTGGATGGGCGTATGATTATGGAACAGCAGAAGATAATAAAGAGATGTTCGAGTACTTAAAAGGATACTCGCCTGTTCACAATGTAAAAGAAGGTGTAGAATATCCAGCTACGATGGTAACAACTGGTGACCATGATGACCGTGTAGTTCCTGCACATAGTTTTAAATTTGCGGCTGAGCTTCAAGACAAACAACAAGGTAGTAATCCTGTATTAATTAGAATTGAAACCAATGCAGGTCATGGTGCTGGAACTCCAGTTGCTAAGACTATTGAACAATATGCAGATATTTTCGGATTTACTTTACATAACATGGGATTCGAGAATTTACCAGATTCAAAAACCGAAAAAATTAAGCCTTAATAAATTAATTCAACATGATCACACTTAAAAAAGTTCTAATTTGTAGTGCTGTTGCCTCAGTTGCTATGATGGCCTGTAAAACAGAAAAAGCAGAAACTGCTGAAAAAATCCCTGGGATTGTTTTAGAGAATATGGATACTTCAGTAAAGCCATCAGATGATTTCTTTAGATATGTTAACGGAAGTTGGTTAGACAAAACTGAAATTCCTGCGGACAGAACAAGATGGGGAGGGTTTGGAGAGCTACGTAAAAAAACTGACGCTGACGTATTAGTAATCTTAAATGAAGCTATCGAACAAGGTAACTTCCCAAAGATTAAAGATACACAAGGAAATGAAATTGATAGCGATCAGCAAAAAGCAGTAAATTATTACGAAAGTATTATGGACACTGTTACTCGTAATCAACAAGGTATTGCTCCGTTAAAACCTTATTTAGCGAAGATTGATGAAATTAAAACTAAAAAAGATGTAGAAGATTACATCACGAACATGGCTCCATATGGTGGCGGTGCTTTCTATGGTTTTGGTGTTTTCAATGATTTAAAAGATAGTAAAACAAATGCTGGATACTTAGGTGCTGGTGGTTTGGGATTATCAAGAGATTACTATGTTGATCAAGACGATGATACTAAAGAAAAATTAAAAAAATACGAGGCTTTTGTAGCTAAAATGTTCCAAAAACTTGGAGATGATGAAGCTACCGCTACAAAGAATGCTGCTACTGTAGTTGCTTTCGAGCGTAGTTTGGCAGAACCAATGATGACTAAGGAAGACAGACGTGATACAAGAAAAATGTACAATCCAATGTCTGTTGAAGAATTACAAGCTTTAGTTCCTGCAATTGATTGGAATGCTCACTTAACTGGTATTGGTGTTTTAAATACTGAAAAAACAGAAAATGTAGGTAAAGTATTAGAAAAGGTCATTGTTACTGACCCTAACTACTTCAAAGCTTTCAATACAATTTTCACAGAGTGTCCTGTTGCAGACATGAAAACACTTTTACGTTGGAATGCCATCAACGGAGCTGCTGGATCTTTATCTACAGATTTAGAAAAAGCTAATTGGGAGTTTTATAGTAGAGATTTACGTGGTGCAAAAGCACAACGACCAAGAACTGAAAGAGCATTAGCTTCTGTAAATGGTTCAATAGGTGAGGCACTTGGTAAATTATATGTAGACAAAAAATTCCCGCCTGAAGCGAAGCAAAAAGCTAAGGAGATGATTGATAATGTAATGTTAGGTTTTGAAAAGCGAATCAAAGGGTTATCATGGATGAGTGATTCTACAAAGCAAAAAGCACTAGAAAAATTAAACCGATTAACTGTAAAAATAGCTTACCCAGACGAGTGGAAAGATTATTCAGCTTTACAGGTTAAAGGAATAAAAGAAGGCGGAAGCTATTTTGAAAATGCGATTAACGTTTCTAAATGGAACTACGAAAAAGATATTGCAAAATTAGGTAAGCCTGTTGATCGATCTGAATGGGGAATGTCTCCTCAAACTGTAAATGCTTACTTTAATCCAGTAAACAATGAAATCGTATTCCCTGCTGCAATTTTACAACCTCCATTCTATAATTACCAAGCTGATGAAGCAGTGAACTATGGTGGAATTGGTGCTGTAATCGGACATGAAATTTCTCACTGTTTTGATGATTCTGGAGCTCGTTTTGACGCTGACGGAAACTTAAATAACTGGTGGACTGATGAAGATTTAGCGAAGTTTACTACTGAAGGAAAAGCATTAATTGGTCAGTACGATGCATTAGTTGCTATTGATGATGTTCACGTAAATGGAACTTTTACTTTGGGAGAAAATATTGGTGATTTAGGTGGTGTAAATGCTGCTTATGAAGGATTACAAATCTTCTTAGAGAAAAATGGTCGTCCAGGAGAAATCGATGGTTTCACTCCTGAGCAACGTTTCTTCCTTTCTTGGGGAACAATTTGGAGAACTAAAGCACGTCCAGAGGCAATTAAAAATCAGATTAAAACAGATCCTCACTCTCCAGGAAACTTTAGAGCATACGTGCCTTTAAAAAATGTTGATGCTTTCTACCAAGCTTTTGATATTAAAGAAGGTGATAAAATGTATTTAAAACCAGAAGATAGAGTTAAAATCTGGTAATATATTTCAACAATATTTTAAAATAGCCGATACGAAAGTGTCGGTTATTTTTATTTTTGCATCTATGCTAAAAGTAAACAACATTTCTTTTTTTTATACTAAGAATAAACCTACACTTAATAATATAAGTCTTTCGTTAAAACCAGGAGAACATTTAAGTATTATGGGAGAAAGTGGCTGTGGTAAATCAACTTTATTAAAAGTAATTTATGGATTACTCGATGTTGATAAAGGCACATTGTTCTGGAAAGATCATCAAATTTTAGGTCCAGAATATCATTTAGTTCCAGGGATGGATTTCTTCAAATATGTTCCTCAACACTTCGATTTAATGCCCTTTACTACTGTAGCAGAAAATATTTCAAAGTATTTATCTCGTTTTTTTCCTGAGGAAGCAAAACAAAGGACTCAAGAGCTTTTAGAAGTTATTGAAATGGAAGAATTTGCTAATCTAAAAGTAAAAACATTAAGTGGTGGACAACAACAACGAGTTGCCATAGCAAGAGCTTTAGCAAAAGAGCCTGAATTACTTTTACTGGATGAACCTTTCAGTCAAATAGACAATTTCAAGAAAAATTCATTAAGAAGAAAATTATTTCAATACCTAAAAGATAAAAATATTGCCTGTATTGTTGCTACTCACGATGGAAGCGATGCCTTATCATTTTCGGACCAACTAATCGTTATAAAAGACCATTCAATTCTTGCACAAGGAAGGCCGAATGAGCTTTATCAATTTCCTCCAAATATTTATGTAGCAGCACTTTTTGATGATGTTAACGAAATCAATATTAATGGCGAACCGAAGTTAGTTTATCCTCATCAAATTTCTGTCACGGACAACGCCCAAGTGAAAGCAACAGTGAAGAAGAATTATTTCAAGGGAAATTACTGGTTAATTGAAGTTATTTCAGATGAAAAACAACTATTTTTATCTAATTCAATCCCGCTAACTATCGATTCAGAGATTGCCATATCTTTTAATTTACCTGTGTAATTTTTATTTGTTGCCCATTAAATTCCACAATATCATTCACTCTCTTTCCTAACAATAATTTACCAATAGGTGAAGAACTAGAAATTACAAAATACATTTCATTTTCAACAGCAACAGCTCCAATACTAATGCTTAAATAATAGGATGCTTTATTGGTGTGTACCAAACTTCCTAAACGAATTACCTCTGAAACATCCTCTGTACTAATTCGATGCAGTACTTCTTTCATTTGTTGAACAACTGCTATTTGCTGACTTGCCTTCTCCATTTCTAACTGTAACATTGCTCTTCCTGTTTCATGTTTATCTCCTGCAGAGCTTTTAGTTTCTGAAAACAACGCTTTTTTATTCGAAGTCATAATTTCACGAATTGTTCGTTCGCGTTTTTCAACATATAACTTACATTCGTTAAAAAGTTGTTTTTTTATTTTCATAAAAGTTCTG contains:
- a CDS encoding M13 family metallopeptidase, whose amino-acid sequence is MITLKKVLICSAVASVAMMACKTEKAETAEKIPGIVLENMDTSVKPSDDFFRYVNGSWLDKTEIPADRTRWGGFGELRKKTDADVLVILNEAIEQGNFPKIKDTQGNEIDSDQQKAVNYYESIMDTVTRNQQGIAPLKPYLAKIDEIKTKKDVEDYITNMAPYGGGAFYGFGVFNDLKDSKTNAGYLGAGGLGLSRDYYVDQDDDTKEKLKKYEAFVAKMFQKLGDDEATATKNAATVVAFERSLAEPMMTKEDRRDTRKMYNPMSVEELQALVPAIDWNAHLTGIGVLNTEKTENVGKVLEKVIVTDPNYFKAFNTIFTECPVADMKTLLRWNAINGAAGSLSTDLEKANWEFYSRDLRGAKAQRPRTERALASVNGSIGEALGKLYVDKKFPPEAKQKAKEMIDNVMLGFEKRIKGLSWMSDSTKQKALEKLNRLTVKIAYPDEWKDYSALQVKGIKEGGSYFENAINVSKWNYEKDIAKLGKPVDRSEWGMSPQTVNAYFNPVNNEIVFPAAILQPPFYNYQADEAVNYGGIGAVIGHEISHCFDDSGARFDADGNLNNWWTDEDLAKFTTEGKALIGQYDALVAIDDVHVNGTFTLGENIGDLGGVNAAYEGLQIFLEKNGRPGEIDGFTPEQRFFLSWGTIWRTKARPEAIKNQIKTDPHSPGNFRAYVPLKNVDAFYQAFDIKEGDKMYLKPEDRVKIW
- a CDS encoding prolyl oligopeptidase family serine peptidase, producing the protein MKKLILSTLAVALIFACKTESPKKNTSPLNYPETVKQPVVDNYFDTEVTDNYRWLEDDRSKETENWVKAENKITFNYLDKIPYRAQLKERLSELWNYEKIGVPFEEGDYTYFYKNNGLQNHYVLYRKNKERKEEVFLDPNTFAEDGTTSMSSVSFSKDGKTVAYAISEGGSDWRKIIIMDVESKKIKEDTLVDVKFSGISWKGNDGFYYSSYDKPKGSELSAKTDQHKLYYHKLGTPQNTDQVVFGATPEEKHRYVGGYLTDDNKYLVVTASTSTSGNKLFIKDLSKPNSDFVTVVDNFNSDTYVADNKGTKLYLVTNLNAPNQKIVTVDAVNPTPENWKDFIPETENVLSPSKGSGYFFAEYMVDAVSKVFQYDYDGNLIREIELPGVGSVGGFGGKKDAKELYFSFTNYNTPSSSYQFNPKDGSYELYWKPNISFNSDEYESKQVFYNSKDGTKVPIIITYKKGLELNGKNPTILYGYGGFNISLTPSFSIANAVWMEQGGVYAVPNLRGGGEYGKKWHDAGTKLQKQNVFDDFIAAAEYLINNNYTSSDFLAIRGGSNGGLLVGATMTQRPDLMKVALPAVGVLDMLRYHTFTAGAGWAYDYGTAEDNKEMFEYLKGYSPVHNVKEGVEYPATMVTTGDHDDRVVPAHSFKFAAELQDKQQGSNPVLIRIETNAGHGAGTPVAKTIEQYADIFGFTLHNMGFENLPDSKTEKIKP
- the trxA gene encoding thioredoxin gives rise to the protein MTELLTKSEFIDKIFDFENKKEWDYNGDVPVLIDFYADWCGPCKILAPVLDQLSEEYEGKVKIYKVDTESEQELSTVFGIRSIPSMLFCPVGEDPQMAHGALPKKQIEQIILDVLKVSK
- a CDS encoding GreA/GreB family elongation factor, yielding MKIKKQLFNECKLYVEKRERTIREIMTSNKKALFSETKSSAGDKHETGRAMLQLEMEKASQQIAVVQQMKEVLHRISTEDVSEVIRLGSLVHTNKASYYLSISIGAVAVENEMYFVISSSSPIGKLLLGKRVNDIVEFNGQQIKITQVN
- a CDS encoding ABC transporter ATP-binding protein; translated protein: MLKVNNISFFYTKNKPTLNNISLSLKPGEHLSIMGESGCGKSTLLKVIYGLLDVDKGTLFWKDHQILGPEYHLVPGMDFFKYVPQHFDLMPFTTVAENISKYLSRFFPEEAKQRTQELLEVIEMEEFANLKVKTLSGGQQQRVAIARALAKEPELLLLDEPFSQIDNFKKNSLRRKLFQYLKDKNIACIVATHDGSDALSFSDQLIVIKDHSILAQGRPNELYQFPPNIYVAALFDDVNEININGEPKLVYPHQISVTDNAQVKATVKKNYFKGNYWLIEVISDEKQLFLSNSIPLTIDSEIAISFNLPV
- a CDS encoding ribonucleotide-diphosphate reductase subunit beta gives rise to the protein MATIEPILQENKDRFVIFPIQHDDLWEWYKKQQACFWTAEEIDLHQDLDDWNNKLSDDERYFIKHILAFFAASDGIVNENLAENFVNEVQYSEAKFFYGFQIMMENIHSETYSLLIDTYIKNDDEKNKLFKAIEVFPAIKKKADWALKWIESDSFAERLIAFAAVEGIFFSGSFCSIFWLKKRGLLPGLTFSNELISRDEGMHCDFAVHLHNNHLQNKVSKERIKEIIISALDIEREFITESLPVSLIGMNSKLMTQYLEFVTDRLLLEFGCDKEYNATNPFDFMEMISLEGKTNFFEKRVSEYQKAGVKSGGTGSISFDADF